The following proteins are co-located in the Salvelinus namaycush isolate Seneca chromosome 33, SaNama_1.0, whole genome shotgun sequence genome:
- the LOC120027726 gene encoding amiloride-sensitive amine oxidase [copper-containing]-like, which translates to MFADLTPNEMRHVRDYLQGKPELGLTAARGKSLKKNSILLMELHLPRKHKALRALNRGQAKPTRQARVVVQFGNQSQPNITEIIVSPLPFPTSYREKTFKGDKPIRFESRPITVAEYSHIIDILQKITAKVHKVLFETTGGFSFHNCTDRCLTFSDIAPRGLESGERRTWIMLQKFVEGYFIHPVGFEVLVNHKDLDPERWTVEKVWYNGQYFDKVEELAEQYEKGTLEKVKLPDHDDEDLYSTYIPRGHSNTRTDIHGPKLVEPQGPRYHVDGNFVEYAGWSFAFRVRSSAGLQIFDLRFNGERIAYEVSLQEAIAFYSGDTPAAMQTKYIDAGWVMGTHDYELAPGIDCPEIATFLDLHHYYDTDKPVHYKNALCVFEMTTGMPLRRHFNNNFQGGYNFFGGLENHVLVLRTTSTVYNYDYIWDFLFYQNGVMESRVSATGYIHATFFTPNGLHYGSKVYNYVLGNLHTHLIHYKVDLDIAGRENSFESMNLKYVNFTNPWSHKHSVVQSKLVKTQHETERGAAFRFGKKFPRYVHFYNPNEKNKWGHQKGYRIQYNSHANSVLPRGWMEENGISWSRYPLAVTRHKDSEPTSSSIYTQNDPWEPVVSFEDYICNDENIINQDLVAWVTVGFLHVPHSEDIPNTATPGNAVGFFLRPFNFFDADPSLASRSTVIVRQDKEGKPKVQRWTPEVVGHCVTDRPFFYNGTYAGV; encoded by the exons ATGTTCGCCGACCTGACCCCCAATGAGATGCGCCATGTCCGGGACTACCTGCAAGGAAAGCCAGAGCTGGGTCTGACAGCGGCCCGGGGCAAGTCCCTGAAGAAGAATAGCATTCTGCTGATGGAGCTCCACCTGCCCCGCAAGCACAAGGCACTGAGGGCCCTGAACCGGGGCCAGGCCAAGCCCACGCGCCAGGCCAGGGTGGTGGTGCAGTTCGGGAACCAGTCCCAGCCCAACATCACCGAGATCATCGTAAGTCCACTTCCCTTTCCTACTTCGTACAGGGAGAAGACCTTCAAGGGAGACAAACCCATTCGGTTTGAGTCACGGCCCATTACAGTGGCTGAGTACTCGCACATCATTGACATCTTGCAGAAGATCACCGCCAAGGTCCACAAGGTGCTGTTTGAGACCACGGGGGGATTTTCTTTCCACAACTGTACCGACCGCTGCCTGACGTTCTCTGACATTGCACCCCGTGGTTTGGAGTCGGGTGAGAGGAGGACCTGGATCATGCTGCAGAAGTTTGTGGAGGGCTACTTCATCCATCCTGTGGGCTTTGAGGTCCTTGTGAATCATAAAGACCTGGACCCTGAGCGCTGGACGGTGGAGAAAGTGTGGTACAATGGCCAGTACTTTGACAAGGTGGAGGAACTGGCGGAACAATACGAGAAAGGAACGCTGGAGAAAGTCAAACTTCCTGACCATGACGACGAGGACTTGTACTCCACTTACATTCCCCGTGGGCACAGCAACACCCGCACCGACATCCACGGACCCAAGCTGGTGGAGCCCCAAGGCCCTCGCTACCATGTGGATGGGAACTTTGTGGAATATGCCGGCTGGTCCTTCGCCTTCCGTGTCCGCTCCTCCGCCGGCCTCCAGATCTTCGACCTGCGCTTCAACGGAGAGCGCATCGCCTACGAGGTCAGTCTCCAGGAGGCCATTGCCTTCTATTCAGGCGACACCCCCGCCGCCATGCAGACCAAATACATTGACGCCGGCTGGGTCATGGGCACCCATGACTACGAGCTGGCGCCTGGCATCGACTGCCCTGAAATCGCCACCTTTCTAGACCTGCACCATTACTACGATACGGACAAGCCTGTACATTACAAGAACgccctgtgtgtgtttgagatgaCCACGGGGATGCCTCTGAGGAGGCACTTCAACAATAACTTCCAAGGGGGCTACAACTTTTTCGGGGGTCTGGAGAATCACGTGCTGGTGCTTAGGACCACCTCCACCGTCTATAACTACGACTACATCTGGGACTTCCTCTTCTATCAGAACggagtgatggagtccagggTCAGTGCCACCGGTTACATCCACGCCACGTTCTTCACGCCTAATGGACTACACTACGGGTCCAAGGTGTATAACTACGTTCTGGGCAACCTGCACACGCATCTCATCCACTACAAGGTTGACCTTGATATTGCTG GTCGGGAGAACAGCTTTGAGTCGATGAACCTCAAGTATGTGAACTTCACCAACCCGTGGAGCCATAAACATTCCGTCGTCCAATCCAAGCTCGTCAAGACGCAGCACGAGACGGAACGCGGCGCCGCCTTCCGCTTCGGCAAGAAGTTCCCCCGCTACGTGCACTTCTACAACCCCAACGAGAAGAACAAGTGGGGCCACCAGAAGGGCTACCGCATCCAGTACAACTCCCACGCCAACAGTGTGCTGCCCCGTGGCTGGATGGAGGAGAACGGCATCAGCTGGTCCAG ATACCCATTGGCTGTGACCAGACACAAGGACAGTGAGCCCACCAGCAGTAGTATCTACACTCAGAACGACCCCTGGGAGCCGGTGGTGTCTTTTGAGGACTACATCTGCAACGATGAAAACATCATTAACCAG GACCTGGTTGCCTGGGTGACGGTGGGCTTCCTGCACGTGCCCCACTCAGAGGACATCCCCAATACGGCGACGCCCGGCAATGCCGTGGGCTTCTTCCTGCGTCCCTTCAACTTTTTTGACGCGGACCCCTCTCTGGCGTCCCGCAGTACCGTCATCGTCCGGCAAGACAAAGAGGGCAAGCCCAAGGTCCAGAGATGGACCCCAGAAGTCGTAGGTCACTGTGTGACTGACAGGCCTTTCTTCTACAACGGCACCTACGCAGGAGTCTGA